One window from the genome of Nicotiana tomentosiformis chromosome 5, ASM39032v3, whole genome shotgun sequence encodes:
- the LOC104090958 gene encoding zinc finger protein ZAT4-like: MACIDQEQQQPPPPVFKHYCRVCKKGFVCGRALGGHMRAHGIGDEGANLDDDDPASDWEDKFGGSVKGGNKRMYQLRTNPNRQKSNRVCENCGKEFSSWKSFLEHGKCSSEDVEESLVSSPCSEGEEYITNGERKGYGWSKRKRSLRTKVGTLSTSTYPSTEEDDLLLAKCLIDLANARVDTSLAEPEESCASASKDEERARNPMTYLTPLVTTRVPLDNKAKGASSKGLFECKACKKVFNSHQALGGHRASHKKVKGCYAAKQDQLDDSLIDDQDMNITHDEFTLQASKSMRKSKIHECSICHRVFSTGQALGGHKRCHWITSNSPDSSKYNFHSHMEQINLRSNLRKSGDALDLNIPSHEDMSRVRRHPMNPLSFEVSTEIHLHPWNTKDNSSDNYYLEEIKNNNDDNNNNNNNSSTQNVEDDEADSKLKLAKLSELKDMNTSSENPSHWLQVGIGSTTEVGADS, translated from the coding sequence ATGGCTTGTATAgatcaagaacaacaacaaccaccACCACCAGTTTTTAAGCATTATTGTAGGGTTTGCAAGAAAGGTTTTGTGTGTGGGAGAGCTCTAGGTGGGCATATGAGAGCTCATGGAATTGGAGATGAAGGTGCAAATTTAGATGATGATGATCCAGCTAGTGATTGGGAAGATAAGTTTGGAGGGAGTGTTAAGGGAGGTAATAAGAGGATGTATCAATTAAGAACAAACCCTAATCGACAAAAGAGCAATAGGGTATGCGAGAATTGTGGGAAAGAATTCTCGTCTTGGAAATCTTTTCTTGAGCATGGAAAATGTAGCTCAGAAGATGTAGAAGAATCCCTAGTATCCTCTCCCTGTTCAGAGGGCGAGGAGTACATTACTAATGGTGAAAGAAAAGGGTATGGATGGTCTAAAAGGAAGAGGTCATTGAGAACAAAAGTTGGAACCCTTAGTACTTCAACTTATCCATCAACTGAGGAAGATGATCTTCTCCTTGCAAAATGTCTTATAGATTTAGCCAACGCGAGGGTTGATACATCGTTGGCTGAGCCAGAGGAGTCGTGCGCCTCAGCTAGCAAGGATGAGGAGCGAGCACGAAATCCCATGACTTACCTCACCCCATTAGTAACAACTCGTGTACCTTTGGACAACAAGGCTAAAGGGGCTTCTTCTAAAGGATTGTTTGAATGCAAAGCTTGCAAGAAAGTTTTCAATTCCCACCAAGCTTTAGGTGGACATAGGGCAAGTCACAAAAAAGTTAAAGGTTGTTATGCAGCTAAGCAAGATCAACTAGATGATAGCTTAATTGATGATCAAGATATGAATATCACACATGATGAATTCACATTACAAGCTTCAAAATCAATGAGGAAATCAAAAATCCATGAATGTTCAATATGCCATAGAGTTTTCTCCACAGGTCAAGCTTTAGGTGGACACAAAAGATGCCATTGGATCACCTCCAATTCACCCGATTCATCGAAATACAATTTCCATAGTCATATGGAGCAAATTAATCTACGATCAAACTTAAGAAAATCAGGTGATGCATTAGATCTTAACATTCCATCACACGAAGACATGTCACGAGTTAGACGACACCCTATGAATCCATTGAGCTTCGAGGTCTCTACAGAAATACATTTGCATCCATGGAATACTAAAGATAATTCCAGTGACAATTACTACCTTGAGGAAATCAAAAACAATAACGacgacaacaacaataataataataatagttcgACGCAAAATGTAGAAGATGATGAAGCAGACAGTAAATTGAAGTTAGCTAAGCTAAGTGAACTAAAGGATATGAATACCAGTTCTGAAAATCCTTCTCATTGGTTACAAGTTGGGATTGGTTCAACTACAGAAGTTGGGGCTGACTCATAA